A window of Sebastes umbrosus isolate fSebUmb1 chromosome 3, fSebUmb1.pri, whole genome shotgun sequence contains these coding sequences:
- the LOC119486001 gene encoding docking protein 1-like isoform X2 — MGGGGAGGDHVRRHYQPHVDRKLKMVRLSELISVLRLPPNAEACPMENMSAFCVETRDRTMVFATLKDDCVEWVEKLCHSTFQRAKQLQMEENQIYASADEVSQFWVTVQRTDAATRCGLKGSYWLQVGRESLLLRETKKNVVREWPYELLRRYGKDKLALTIEAGRRCDSGPGTFTFETQQAETIFCLIQSTIKRKTSSVTSDSPNLEAEKVTVANIRAHSPLPKIPDMTSMAAILENKLRTQEGQSAAVEESAHAQEDLVSSSESVSPQPAPITLMPLPLVPTHNSLSGGHLSGQSEAVYADPADCIQSVRKAQPTMALYVDPASFLPLKPPSSGEPVTPPPNSSAPRPCFTIDHPDSEYSEVYDKISLVQIKQTVTQSKHDEPIYSEPMSKKEEESRKIESKPDPFAHLYAQVCKTKPSVSPSSSSNTIPSCSASSSSLTASMSTTSATDDDVIYENLGII, encoded by the exons ATGGGAG GTGGCGGTGCTGGAGGTGATCATGTCAGGAGACACTACCAGCCTCATGTAGACAGAAAGCTGAAGATGGTCCGACTGTCCGAGCTGATCAGCGTCCTCAGACTCCCCCCAAACGCTGAGGCCTGTCCCATG GAGAACATGTCAGCGTTTTGTGTGGAGACACGGGACAGAACCATGGTGTTTGCTACACTCAAAGACGACTGTGTGGAGTGGGTAGAAAAACTGTGTCACAGCACGTTTCAg aGAGCTAAGCAGCTTCAGATGGAGGAGAACCAGATATACGCTTCAGCAGATGAAG TCTCACAGTTCTGGGTGACGGTTCAGAGGACTGACGCAGCAACACGCTGCGGCCTGAAGGGGTCATACTGGCTGCAGGTGGGGCGAGAGTCGCTGCTGctgagagaaacaaagaagaacGTTGTTAGAGAATGGCCATACGAACTGCTGAGACGATACGGTAAAGATAAG CTGGCCTTAACCATTGAAGCAGGCAGACGCTGTGACTCTGGTCCTGGAACATTCACCTTTGAGACGCAGCAGGCCGAGACAATATTCTGCCTGATTCAGAGTACCATCAAACGGAAGACTTCATCGGTTACTTCAGACAGCCCAAACCTAGAGGCTGAGAAAGTTACCGTAGCCAATATACGGGCTCATTCCCCTCTCCCCAAAATACCAGATATGACCAGCATGGCTGCCATTCTGGAGAACAAACTGAGGACACAGGAAGGTCAATCTGCTGCTGTAGAAGAGAGTGCACATGCTCAAGAAGATTTGGTTAGTTCATCAGAGAGTGTATCGCCGCAACCAGCTCCTATCACCCTCATGCCTCTTCCACTGGTCCCCACACATAACAGCCTCTCTGGAGGTCATCTTAGTGGCCAATCAGAAGCTGTGTATGCTGACCCAGCTGACTGCATCCAATCTGTACGAAAAGCGCAACCGACCATGGCTCTGTATGTAGACCCTGCAAGTTTTCTCCCGCTCAAACCCCCCAGCTCAGGAGAACCCGTCACTCCCCCTCCTAACTCCTCTGCTCCACGTCCCTGCTTTACCATCGATCACCCAGATTCAGAATACTCGGAGGTGTATGACAAAATCAGTCTGGTCCAGATTAAACAAACTGTCACTCAGAGCAAACATGATGAACCCATTTATAGTGAGCCCATGAGCAAGAAGGAGGAAGAGTCTCGTAAAATTGAAAGCAAGCCAGACCCATTCGCCCACCTTTATGCTCAAGTCTGCAAAACAAAACCATCAGTTAGTCCTTCTTCATCCTCTAACACCATCCCTTCCTGCTCTgcttcatcttcctctcttaCTGCCAGTATGAGCACAACAAGCGCCACAGATGATGATGTCATCTACGAAAACCTGGGCATCATTTGA
- the LOC119486001 gene encoding docking protein 1-like isoform X1, whose amino-acid sequence MDSQTKTGKAYLQPHKVGKKWKPVWLSLFPPSGSGVGRLEIQDMGGGGAGGDHVRRHYQPHVDRKLKMVRLSELISVLRLPPNAEACPMENMSAFCVETRDRTMVFATLKDDCVEWVEKLCHSTFQRAKQLQMEENQIYASADEVSQFWVTVQRTDAATRCGLKGSYWLQVGRESLLLRETKKNVVREWPYELLRRYGKDKLALTIEAGRRCDSGPGTFTFETQQAETIFCLIQSTIKRKTSSVTSDSPNLEAEKVTVANIRAHSPLPKIPDMTSMAAILENKLRTQEGQSAAVEESAHAQEDLVSSSESVSPQPAPITLMPLPLVPTHNSLSGGHLSGQSEAVYADPADCIQSVRKAQPTMALYVDPASFLPLKPPSSGEPVTPPPNSSAPRPCFTIDHPDSEYSEVYDKISLVQIKQTVTQSKHDEPIYSEPMSKKEEESRKIESKPDPFAHLYAQVCKTKPSVSPSSSSNTIPSCSASSSSLTASMSTTSATDDDVIYENLGII is encoded by the exons ATGGACTCTCAGACCAAAACAGGGAAGGCTTACCTCCAACCGCACAAAGTTGGCAAA AAATGGAAGCCAGTGTGGTTGTCTCTGTTTCCCCCCAGTGGCAGTGGAGTGGGTCGACTGGAGATCCAGGATATGGGAG GTGGCGGTGCTGGAGGTGATCATGTCAGGAGACACTACCAGCCTCATGTAGACAGAAAGCTGAAGATGGTCCGACTGTCCGAGCTGATCAGCGTCCTCAGACTCCCCCCAAACGCTGAGGCCTGTCCCATG GAGAACATGTCAGCGTTTTGTGTGGAGACACGGGACAGAACCATGGTGTTTGCTACACTCAAAGACGACTGTGTGGAGTGGGTAGAAAAACTGTGTCACAGCACGTTTCAg aGAGCTAAGCAGCTTCAGATGGAGGAGAACCAGATATACGCTTCAGCAGATGAAG TCTCACAGTTCTGGGTGACGGTTCAGAGGACTGACGCAGCAACACGCTGCGGCCTGAAGGGGTCATACTGGCTGCAGGTGGGGCGAGAGTCGCTGCTGctgagagaaacaaagaagaacGTTGTTAGAGAATGGCCATACGAACTGCTGAGACGATACGGTAAAGATAAG CTGGCCTTAACCATTGAAGCAGGCAGACGCTGTGACTCTGGTCCTGGAACATTCACCTTTGAGACGCAGCAGGCCGAGACAATATTCTGCCTGATTCAGAGTACCATCAAACGGAAGACTTCATCGGTTACTTCAGACAGCCCAAACCTAGAGGCTGAGAAAGTTACCGTAGCCAATATACGGGCTCATTCCCCTCTCCCCAAAATACCAGATATGACCAGCATGGCTGCCATTCTGGAGAACAAACTGAGGACACAGGAAGGTCAATCTGCTGCTGTAGAAGAGAGTGCACATGCTCAAGAAGATTTGGTTAGTTCATCAGAGAGTGTATCGCCGCAACCAGCTCCTATCACCCTCATGCCTCTTCCACTGGTCCCCACACATAACAGCCTCTCTGGAGGTCATCTTAGTGGCCAATCAGAAGCTGTGTATGCTGACCCAGCTGACTGCATCCAATCTGTACGAAAAGCGCAACCGACCATGGCTCTGTATGTAGACCCTGCAAGTTTTCTCCCGCTCAAACCCCCCAGCTCAGGAGAACCCGTCACTCCCCCTCCTAACTCCTCTGCTCCACGTCCCTGCTTTACCATCGATCACCCAGATTCAGAATACTCGGAGGTGTATGACAAAATCAGTCTGGTCCAGATTAAACAAACTGTCACTCAGAGCAAACATGATGAACCCATTTATAGTGAGCCCATGAGCAAGAAGGAGGAAGAGTCTCGTAAAATTGAAAGCAAGCCAGACCCATTCGCCCACCTTTATGCTCAAGTCTGCAAAACAAAACCATCAGTTAGTCCTTCTTCATCCTCTAACACCATCCCTTCCTGCTCTgcttcatcttcctctcttaCTGCCAGTATGAGCACAACAAGCGCCACAGATGATGATGTCATCTACGAAAACCTGGGCATCATTTGA